Below is a window of Xiphophorus maculatus strain JP 163 A chromosome 19, X_maculatus-5.0-male, whole genome shotgun sequence DNA.
AGCATCTTAAAGGCATGGGGAAGTAGTTTTTGAGGACTGGAGATAGAAACTTCTGGACTAAGAGCTTAAGAATTTATATTGACGAAAATGAAGGAGCAGAGGCTCAATCTACTGTTCATTTACTGCTAAGACTTACTTCAGTATGTCTTAAGTCTTAAGAAGCTAAGTGGTGAAAAACTAAGAGGTAAACTATTCTACTTTGTGTGCATTGTGGTCAGTACATAGAAGAAACACTACAGTTACTCATGTTTCATAGAGTTTTGCTCTTGAATTTTAATCTTTACTTGGTGTGCATGCCCCCGAAAGGCAAAATCATTTGAAAGCAAAGACTGTTTTAATGTAGTGAAGATTATAGTAAGCTATTTTATTCCCTGAAGCCAGATGAATACCATCAGGTGCACAAATtgtttttaagatgtaaaaCTCTGGATgacttttaattttctgctcACAAAGACCTGGAAATAATCTGAACTGGCTTGCTAAAACTCTCAAGTTATTCATAAAGGCCTCATTAAAGATattcaattttacataaatgtattgtgttataatttttgtttaaaaaataatttctctagTACAGTAGTTGGCAGTATGCAATgatcacttttttgtttttatttagtaaaacttGTGAGGAGGGGCGTAACTGATATCACCCATTAACTGATGGCTAACACTTTGTAAACCTTCCAGCTTTCAGTTTTGGGTTGCATTatgaactaaaataatttaaatggagCACTTGGGGATCTGCAGGTCTAACTGCTTGCTGACTGGCCAACACATAAAGTCTTAAAGCTTTATGTGTTGCATTATATTATAAGCTGTATAATAAAATGATTGGAAAGATGGAGAGGAATCGGCCTTGTTTTTTGTCTCTATGACAACAAGAGCTGCAATGCTGCTATGGTGACAGCACACATAAAAAACTGTATCTATGAAGTGAGGAGCCAGttagagaggcaggtgaaggtCTGAACAATGAGGCCGCTCAAcctcatgttttttctttttgtcatcaTTTTCTGCTCACGTCActccttctctgctcctgcatgTCATAGTCTCTTCTCTGTTCATAGTGAGTCATTATacatgtaaatataattttcatattttggcGTTTCggtatattttgtattttgaaagtatttttgttgagtaaatgaaacagaaactaCTTGTGACAGAATGTGGATTGGTATAGGTTGTCAAAGagcaaaacaagcaaataaaatcCATCCTGTCTTTTTTGCtcaattttaactttaatattaattatttaatttaacattatttgTAAGTCATTAAACGTTATGCTGGACCATGAtactccaactacttcctgtcatttcttcttcatggtttccaccagtggcaacatctggtgcaaaatgttttctttgcagttttacgaaataaaccaatttcagtACAGCATAAAAGAACCATCTCATcctaatgaaaaaatattttattgaaaaacaaaagtctttgcaaaatgtatgtttttacatttagcaaAAGTATTTTCGAGATATCACATTGTGAAATTACATGGTCAGTGGAAGTGCAGCTGCTGAGATATGCAGTGACtaattgtttcttgttttccgTTTTATAAACTCTTGACCATTTCTTTCAAgtgttaaagaaataaaatctgcttacatttcttgttctgttgtttttgagtCAGGGTCCTGTCATTCCATTCCAGAGCTTCATTAATCAGCCCTCAGAATGGCAGAATACTGCAAGAATATAGCAGTTACACCTTTCCCAAAAGCTGACAAACGTTTCTTgactaaaaacatattttgttctttttgtcagCTGCCAGAGTGTGGATTCTATGGGATGTATGAAAAGATTCTTTTGTTTCGTCATGACCAGACATCAGACAAtatgctgcagctgctgcgctcTGCCTCGCAGATCCAGGAGGGTGACCTGGTGGAAGCCATTCTGTCAGGTGAGAAAGGAGGAAGAGTGTTAGTGCATTGCCAAACAGCCAAAACATTCTGGGTATTGTGGAATACATTTTTGTGAGTCTGTGAATGTGTATGATAGGTCTTGCGTATCATTTTGTTGAACAAACAAATCCAGGTTTCCATGAGAATTGATTAGTTAGGAATTCTGATTCTGAAGATCTGCTCTGTCACCAAACAGACCAGATGTCCTGAATAATATTCTGATAAATGTAAACCCAATCTGATGACTTCCTATAGTTTGTATAATAtgtgaaatattcaaaaagCAATATGTGATATTGCTCACACTGACTGCAGGTCTAGTTGTTTGTCAGTTTCTAAGTTAGCCACTTAGAGCCATGTCTTGCTTGTAATATGTTTCTTAATTAAGAGTAACATGTTTACTGAATTCTTTAGGCTGAGATGCTTTTcctcacattttaaaatcacaggCAGACCTGCAGTAGGGTTGTTTCAGTAAGACTCTTTGAGGCTCCTGACAATGTGAAATGGCACACACTGACAAAGTGGCTATTCGTCATGTTTGAATCAATTCCAGAAATGTTTGCCTGCACCAGTGAGTTTACTGTTGTGGGCTCATCCTGAAACTGATGTCAGTTCTTTGAGCTAGGTCCTCATCTGTCCTTCAGACCCATCCCTGGGCTCAAGTACAGGACTCAGCTGTTTACACACAGCAGCACTGACAGCCGGACCACTGCTGTTTCCCAATGTCTGTATACACTATCAACACAGCACAGTTGAGTTTGTGTGGGAGTGTGTTTTAATTTCTCACCTGGCAAggtgagaaatatttttaaaacaaattttttcaaCAAATGCTACGTTGTGAGGATCCACACTTCTTATAGGGCCCAAAGCTCAGGCCCCATATTTTGGGGACAGGGGCTATTTTTAggggagatggatggatggatggatggatggatggatggatggatggatggatggatggatggatggatggatggatggatggatggatggatggatggatggatctgaTAAAATGAGTACTCAGCCAGTTACCTTGAATTGTCACACTATTCAGCtcatttatcaataatttacattaaaaatacttaaaacagtttgaattaGCTTTATTTTAACACAAGGAGTCTTTTAACAGTAATATTTCTacaagtaatatttttatacaagTTCACAGCTATTATGATCTGATCTTCTGCAGCTTCAGCCACTATGGAGGACTTCCAAATCCGTCCACACAGTCTGTTTGTTCATTCGTACAGAGCTCCAACTTTCTGCGACCACTGCGGTGAGATGCTGTGGGGTCTGGTACGGCAGGGGCTCAAATGTGAGGGTAAGAAAGTTTCGGCTCAAAAGCACAGCAtgatgaaagaaaggaaaacccAGAGtataataactaaaaaaaaaaaaaaatcttgttggaCTTTTGTTTTCCAGGATGTGGTCTGAATTATCACAAACGCTGTGCATTTAAGATTCCCAACAACTGCAGTGGGGTGAGAAGGCGTCGCAATTCAACGGTTTCACTAACAGGAGGAATTGTTAATGTGGGCCGCCCCCTCTCTGCTGAGCCATCACCTCCCCACTACACAGATGATGCTTTGCTGGTCAGTTTTATTGTAAGAGATGGCAAAAAtatgtaatgttatttttacagacATAACtgactgcattgttttattgtgtatgTTCATTACGGTACAGTCTCCTGTAAGTCCCAATGTTGAGGTAAGTCCCTCCAAGTTCATTCATAGGAATTTCAAAATTCGAGTGTAAATTTGTGTAATGAATATATtcaacataaatgttttattgtagaAATGCAGTAGCAGGATTTTACAAtctagggttttttttaattttaacttaaaaacgTACTATTTGTttagaacaaaagaaaagagattttgaaaatattttgggtAATATCGAGATTATAATGTGGACAGTAAAATAATAGTTAGATGTTGAAATACTCCTTAAGGTAATTAGAATGAAAGTGAGTTAAGCCAGAAAGTACAAATTAGACTCCAGTATTGTTTCTATAGTAGAAGCTGAATATGTAGCCTTTAGCCGCACTATAACACATCACTTGTGTCATGCTAGCTACCTTTGCTTTAATGATAAAACATATGAATCATTCTGTTCTGTTTCCTTGATTTTGTCTgaattataattgtttttaaaaatgtcacatgtCACCAGCAAACTTCATGGTTCTTTGTCTTTGCGACAGAAGAACCAGTTAGATTATTACTCTGGCAGGGAGCGGCGAGCTAGCACCCAGTCATACATCGGACGCCCCATTGAGCTGGACAAAATCCTACTATCAAAGGTCAAGGTTCCCCACACATTCCTAATCCACTCATACACCAGGCCAACTGTGTGCCAACACTGCAAGAAGCTGCTGAAAGGCCTCTTCAGACAGGGTCTCCAGTGCAAAGGTATGTACATTAGTGATCTTTATTTTTACGCCAGCACCAGTACTTCAACGTCTTCAAGTACCTTATTTTGGTGGGGGTTGGTGAAGAGTAACTACCTGGTTCAGTAGCTAGCTTACTCACTCTAATGGTGACCTTCTCCGTTATTGTGTCTTTCTCAGATTGTAAATTTAACTGCCATAAACGATGTGCTCTGAAAGTGCCAAACAACTGCCTTGGAGAAGTTTCCAGAAATGAAGGCAAGTTTCCACATACAAAACCATCAGAGCTTATTTTGTACTTACACATATAGGTGAATGGATTCTCTTGCTAAAACAATCTGTACAACAACCCTGATAGGCCAAGCTATTCAGGTTGACCAGGTATTTCTGGATCTTCGCCCTACAGcccagttttgttttgaagttgtATTCCAGTCTGAGTTAAATTCTTTGTCGTTTGACTTTAATTGTTGTGTTACAGATCTTCTGAGCCCCGGAGCAGAGTCAGATGCTGTGATGGTGGAGGGTTGCCTTGACGACCCCAGTGGTGACCGACGTGGTAGCCTACTTGATGACATGGATGAAGCACTAACTTCAGATGGGGGCTTAATGCTGGACACCGGATCTGCTGACCTTAGTGACCTGCGTGACCCTGATCTGGATGACTCCAACCGTGCCATCAGGTAAACACTCCAACAATTCATCCACAGAAGCTGGAACAGAACCAGGCTGAGGCTGTGCTTTGTCTGTCTGCCTGCAGCCCGTCCACCAGTAACAACATCCCACTGATGCGAATTGTTCAGTCTGTCAAACACACCAAGAGGAAGAACAGCAATGTGATGAAGGAAGGCTGGATGGTTCACTACACCAGCAAGGACACTCTTGtaattgatttttatattttcacaaattgtGGATTATTTTACTCGGTTAAAtgctgttctttattttttagtagCACTATTTGAGTTTatggctgaaacaattaattggattaattgtgatcagtcagttattgaaataatcaataatcatctACTAATTTTGCAACTGATTGGTCGCTAATTGGAGTATACAGAGACTGAGGCTTAGCTccaattaagccaaaactgtgcttaaaatttttatatactgcgtttaaaataaaaaatatagtaGCAGATGCTGAGACGTCCACTTAAGAAATGCTGTTACTACATttcattcaataaaatgtttattttatgtaaaaacttaattgaattattcgtggactttttgtgttttttgattgtgtttctaatactaagtaaaataaacttaattggttcaatgaaaaatctgcagaatgtgccatttttttatccagttaattgattaatcatcaaaacaaTCCAGAGGATATTTGATTACTAacataatcattagttgcagtcCTATTTGAGTTCCAAATGATGTTTAGAGAATGTTTGCTCCTTTTTtcgtagaaaatgtttttaatcacaatagagtaaattaaaaaattatttttccaccAAAACAGCCTTTTGATCCTGACCTTTCTCAGTTACTGCTGGTTATGTTTGCTTTCCTCTGCTGACATCTCTTTGTCTCTCTGTTTCAGAGAAAAAGGCATTACTGGCGGCTGGACAGTAAATGCATCACCTTGTATCAAAACGATACAGGAAGTAAATACTACAGGGTAGGATACACACGTCCAACCTTTTTGATTATTGAGGAAGAATCACATTCTCTATGATAGTAAATGTGTTGATGGGGCATTTTGAGCTGTGACAGGACTAATAGACTAAGGAACtcctctatctatctatctatctatctatctatctgtctgtctgtctgtctgtctgtctgtccgtccgtccgtccgtccgtccgtccgtccgtccgtccgtccgtccgtccgtccgtctgtcttcagaattcatattttattaccCCTTAATCTTTGTTTcataacaaatatataaacaagGTACATAAAGCctgaaattaataataatctCAGTGAAATATCTTTGTCGCATAATTATGCTTTCAACTGAGTATTGTATTGTGAGGCAGTATTCTTGCTGCTGCCATGTTACTCTTTTATTCAATATCTTATCATGTCCTTTAGAAGCTTGAAGGAGAGCATCTTGCAGCAGCAGGGTAAAAtagcttgattttattttccagttgttgccatggtgattcaAGATGTCAAGGCTTCACCACGATGGATTTGTATGGCTCTTATGCTCACGCTGAACTTAAAAGTACTCAGAATTCTTAAACCACATTGAAGTCAATATTGTGCAACCAAATACTAACATTTCCAATTcagagtatttttaatttttacaacaaatttttatgtatttagttttaatcttAGTCCTttgcctaaaatgtaatttagttCTAGTCACAATTCAGTTCAATCTCATTTTCATTGTTAGAAAAGGTATCGTCATCGTTACCAAAATGAACACAGATTCAGAGTAAGTGGATTCAGTAAACCCAGACATTATGGAAGCTTCTTTCTGAATTCTACTCATCTCCCAAATCCAAATTCGAGAGAAACCATACACCGTCAAGAATTTGTATCTTCACAAGTTGTGCTCCATTTATTTCCTTATCTGTCTTCAGGAGATTCCTCTGTCAGAAATCCTGTCTCTGGAGCCAGCTCAGAACTTCTCTCTGCTTCCGGAAGGAGCCAACCCTCACTGTTTTGAAATCACTACAGCAATGTTGGTTTACTATGTCGGAGAGAACCTGTTGAGAGGCGAAGCATCCATGACTGGCAGTAGCATCCTGGTGAGAGACCGATTTGAATTCTATTTGAAGTGAAATGATGTAGAATTGGCTTTCAGTGCATGAGGGTCTAATGCACCTATACTGGTGTTTACATGATTTATCAGAACAGAACTTTGAGTAGATTGTATTATGAGCATGCCTTTTCATCCTTTTGCATAGTAGCCAATGTATTTTCTCAATCCCAGCATGCTCAGTGTTGGTTACAATCTGTGTTGTTTACTGCCAATGAACCCCAGCGTTTCAGTAATAATTGAAAGTATTTCTAAAATGTAGAAAGTCATTTGGTTGTTATTAGCACTTTAGAATCTTcatacaaaaagacaaatgcaatagctgcatttccattaacaacaaaaactaattcGTAAGCAGCTTCAGAATCTGccttttgcagacgatgtggttcTGTGGCTTCATCACGCCATGACCCACAGCTTTCACTGGAGCAGTTTGCAGACGTGTGAAGATCAGGGTTTCCAAATCTAAGGCCATGGAGTTTAAGGAGGAGTTTAAGGGTCCCAGGGTCTTGTTCACAAGTTCTCCTCACAAGTGGGAAGAGATCCAGAGGGagacccaggacatgctggagggacAACATTTCTCTGCTGGCCTGGCCTCACCATGAGATTCCCCTGGATGAGCTGGACAATTAGCTGTTCAGAGAGAAGTCTGGGCCTCTGATAGCCTGCTGCCCCCGTGACCTGACCCCAGATTaagtggaagaagatggatagataaaaaaataaataataataatttaaaatatttcatttccacAAACTGGTTTCAGGTTAGTGGAGTTGGGCAGGATGTGTCTCGGATGTGGGAAATGGCCATCCAGCATGCTCTTATGCCAGCCGTCTCTACAGGAATTTGCCACAATTCCCACCGAAGTGGGCACAGTAAGACACAAGACCAGCTCACCTGcatatattttatgaattaaaaatgtaaaagactAAATGATTATGAACTTTGTTAAACAACCAATGCCTAAAGTTTTAAGACTCATGTCTTTGTTGAGGTAAAATATTAACTGTTGCACAATCTCAGATAAAGGTGCAGCGTAGGACATGATACCTTCAGTGAATCATTTCAGTAACAAAACTAGCCAAGATACTGAGAAACAGGTGTGACTCGAAATTTATCCTCATTGTTTCTTCATGATTTTGAAGATGTggagaaaatacagcaaagaaCTGGCATCAGTGAAACAGTTATTGTCTTTCATCATCACTCTGAAAAGGTCATTTTGACCAGCTAGGAGCCCGTCAGTCTACAGCAACAATGTGTGTCCAGCAGAGCTCACCCTGTGCAACATTTACTTAAACCTCAACATATGGacaagtaagaaaaacaaatcaatacaCAATTATCTCTAacaaaaatgtatcaattttAATTAGATAGAAAAGCCAGTACATAATGCACAGTGCTGCTTTTCATGATATCATCTGGATTAAGTTCACGTTCACCATTCAACACTTCCAGTACTCTGTGAACACCATCATGGTTACCAGTTGAGTCTATTTAAAGCATTAAGAGTCAATAAAACTGGTAGAACACACAGTAtgcaagaaaagcagaaatttttGACACTTCGCTAATAGCTTTGGAATATTTGGACTGTAAATACTAACATTGTGATGATGATTTGTTTGCAGTATGTTGCATCACACAACCAGAGTTATAAGCTGCTGCTACCTTAACAGGGctgtgtgtgaaagaaaactcaTAAACACCAGGTCTAAAGTATTAGTCATAATGTCTCTTTTTTAAAGGCAGTGAAATTAGGAACCCATTTAGATAAAAATGCTGCTTCTGAAAACTAATCAattgaaaattgaaaatatgtcATTTGTACTGCAGATCTGTGTAGTGTTCGCTACtaccatttcaaaataaaacaataaaacacaaataatcaggTGGAGTATTTTTGGAAAACTAAAATGAGGGCCAcaatttttgtcactttaaaagtaaaagtgaagTGGAGCTGTATATTTCTGGGACATTTTCTGGACATTCTGATTTCTGGCCTGAAGTCATGACCTGATCTCCAGGCGCATGACGTTTTCATTTCACACTTTAGAGACAGCATCAGTCTTATCCTGTTTGTCTGTAGAAGGAGTCGACCCATTTCAGGAGCAGCTGATGATATCACAGGAACAAAGTGATAATtgtatgattttatttcaaattgttAATGCCTCAAGCAAAAAATCAAACCCTGTggattttaaattagtttgattttacatttttacatttagctttaaaaaactgaaaatctaaaGACGTTGATTCAAAACCCAACATCGAACCAAACACTGATTACTGAACATggaatgttttctcaatttaacTCTCAATgtaaattcatcttttattctACTTGAACTAAAATGACAGACTGAAGTTTGAGAAAGTCCTTGCAGAATAAATAAAGGACTCTTCATGTGAATGCATCGGAGGTAAAATATTGTACCACTTGTAAAGcctgcaaaaatagaaaatcatcTCTGTGGTAAATGACTTAGATACAACAGTTTTTGTTCAAGCTGAATCCCCCTCCAGGGTCTTTGCTCTCCTTAGACTGACAATGCCCACTCAAAGCCCATCAGAGATATTTAAAGCTTTGGTGACGTCAAACTGTTCATGACTAATCCTTCCAAAGAGTCAGACCGAGGTTGCTTGTTGAACTAAAACAGTCATCTACAGGCTTCAGGTATATGActtaaacagattaaaatattgatttaacaTCAGATCACTGccagagaaaatgagaaagaacagttttaacatttaagaGTTGAGTTACAAGGTCATTCTTTCCTTTTTGACTGATAAGTTGCACCAAGAGCTGAATTTTCTTTGATAATGACTCAGTGTGACAGTTTGGCTCCATTTCTGTTCTGATCATCTTTGTTTCTGATCAACAGAGGAAATTTCCATCAGTATTTCAGTCTCCAACTCTCAGATCCAGGAAAATGTGGTAAGAAgactcacacatacacacacacacacacacacacacacaagcgtTTGCAAGGTTACAGAGTTGATGGATTTGAATCAATTATGCTTTTTGCTTCCACtgacacttttcatatttttgctgttGTGTCAGCATGGGTTTATGTAActgaaatatatattaaaagaaaaaggcttGCAAGCTGCCAAGAACATCATGTCATGTTTCCATGCAGACATGCACCCTTACCATCTCCAAGGTGAGCAAGTATCAAGCACATCAAATGGAGATTACTGTGATTACTCACTCAGCTACATGGTTTCCATAGAGACTATGGTAATTAGACCACAAActatgaggaggaggaggacgaggttTATAATATTGTATTCCTGTCGTCTTTGCCTGAGGTGTGATATTAGGCTTTCTGTGAACCGGGGATGAAATGACAGCGATTATGAACAGCAGAAGCAGGAAATATTTTCTAGTTTCAGACTCAAAGCTGATAttgatctgtgatgctgtgttGTGACACGCTGTAAGGCACAACGCTGTCTCCAGGCTCCAGTCCAGTCCTGGATCCATCCCTAAATCCGGGAAgctttctttatttaaaacaacttttgctTAATTTGTTAACATGTGAAATTGTTGAACTTCTTAAAATCTGAGTCAAGTTTGGtgatgttgttgttgcagctcagAGGTATGACCCAATATCACAAAATAGTATGGATTCCTCACAATACACAGAACTCATTTAAAATCCTTTCCGCCATTATGCTCCGTGTTCAGACGCAAAGGCAAATGGCATCTGAGATTCTGATCATTCCTCCATTAATAGGACCAAAGCAACAGTGACCAGTTTACAAAATGATCTGCCAAACACACGAGTAAATGAAAGCAGCCGGTACAGAACGCCTGGAGCAAAGTACCAACTTGGGAGCAATGTTCAGTGTTCTCTGCAGTCAGGCTTACTTATAGATTTAACCTAAATATAATACAAAATCAGGTTAAATAATCAGTAATTCTAGCATTATGTGTGACATAACAACCAGTTCAAATGAACTGACGCAGAGCTCCATGTCTGGGGACGAGCAATTAAAACTAAAGCCAGATTAGCAGCAATTAAACAAACCGATCCCATGGTAACCGCCCAAACCTCTGCAACACCAGTGACCCAACCCTGTCCTCTCCAACACCCCCACTTGGTAAACAGAATGTGACTGTGGTTTTTGGTTTGATTGATTTTCTGCCAGTTTCACATGTATATACATAATTTTGTCAGTTTAAGATTGTTATTGACACCGAACTCACtaattttgacatatttctttagtttttctatATGAACACTTATATGTATAAGTGCAATGTTTTTTGTAgacaaattacatttactttttttttcttttttcttattctgttATTGATACTTATTGATCATCATTGATAGTTACTGTTAATATTATATTAACAAATTTACCAATTTTGAAATCTGtctcatttatgttttttattgcttttgcagTACGTACATAGATTAAATTGGtttagaaaaattaaagtttaatcaaCACTTTAATGCTATCCAATCTGCTACTGATCTTgtattcaaatttttttctccaggaCATCAATTCAGTTTATCAGATTTTTCCAGATGAAGTTCTTGGCTCTGGACAGTTTGGTATTGTTTACG
It encodes the following:
- the prkd1 gene encoding serine/threonine-protein kinase D1 isoform X3; its protein translation is MEDFQIRPHSLFVHSYRAPTFCDHCGEMLWGLVRQGLKCEGCGLNYHKRCAFKIPNNCSGVRRRRNSTVSLTGGIVNVGRPLSAEPSPPHYTDDALLSPVSPNVEKNQLDYYSGRERRASTQSYIGRPIELDKILLSKVKVPHTFLIHSYTRPTVCQHCKKLLKGLFRQGLQCKDCKFNCHKRCALKVPNNCLGEVSRNEDLLSPGAESDAVMVEGCLDDPSGDRRGSLLDDMDEALTSDGGLMLDTGSADLSDLRDPDLDDSNRAISPSTSNNIPLMRIVQSVKHTKRKNSNVMKEGWMVHYTSKDTLRKRHYWRLDSKCITLYQNDTGSKYYREIPLSEILSLEPAQNFSLLPEGANPHCFEITTAMLVYYVGENLLRGEASMTGSSILVSGVGQDVSRMWEMAIQHALMPAVSTGICHNSHRSGHKEISISISVSNSQIQENVDINSVYQIFPDEVLGSGQFGIVYGGKHRKSGRDVAIKIIDKLRFPTKQESQLRNEVAILQSLHHPGVVNLECMFETPERVFVVMEKLHGDMLEMILSSEKGRLPERITKFLVTQILVALRHLHFKNIVHCDLKPENVLLASADSFPQVKLCDFGFARIIGEKSFRRSVVGTPAYLAPEVLRNKGYNRSLDMWSVGVIIYVSLSGTFPFNEDEDINDQIQNAAFMYPPHPWKKVSQEAIDLINNLLQVKMRKRYSVDKTLSHPWLQDYQMWLDLRNLEGRMNERYITHESDDLRWLHHAQLSGLDYPSNFMNGPLNDIDPGMERYHEQEEELETLSERVSEL
- the prkd1 gene encoding serine/threonine-protein kinase D1 isoform X4, giving the protein MLWGLVRQGLKCEGCGLNYHKRCAFKIPNNCSGVRRRRNSTVSLTGGIVNVGRPLSAEPSPPHYTDDALLSPVSPNVEKNQLDYYSGRERRASTQSYIGRPIELDKILLSKVKVPHTFLIHSYTRPTVCQHCKKLLKGLFRQGLQCKDCKFNCHKRCALKVPNNCLGEVSRNEDLLSPGAESDAVMVEGCLDDPSGDRRGSLLDDMDEALTSDGGLMLDTGSADLSDLRDPDLDDSNRAISPSTSNNIPLMRIVQSVKHTKRKNSNVMKEGWMVHYTSKDTLRKRHYWRLDSKCITLYQNDTGSKYYREIPLSEILSLEPAQNFSLLPEGANPHCFEITTAMLVYYVGENLLRGEASMTGSSILVSGVGQDVSRMWEMAIQHALMPAVSTGICHNSHRSGHKEISISISVSNSQIQENVDINSVYQIFPDEVLGSGQFGIVYGGKHRKSGRDVAIKIIDKLRFPTKQESQLRNEVAILQSLHHPGVVNLECMFETPERVFVVMEKLHGDMLEMILSSEKGRLPERITKFLVTQILVALRHLHFKNIVHCDLKPENVLLASADSFPQVKLCDFGFARIIGEKSFRRSVVGTPAYLAPEVLRNKGYNRSLDMWSVGVIIYVSLSGTFPFNEDEDINDQIQNAAFMYPPHPWKKVSQEAIDLINNLLQVKMRKRYSVDKTLSHPWLQDYQMWLDLRNLEGRMNERYITHESDDLRWLHHAQLSGLDYPSNFMNGPLNDIDPGMERYHEQEEELETLSERVSEL
- the prkd1 gene encoding serine/threonine-protein kinase D1 isoform X2, which codes for MSAPPLIRAPSPLPFLGGTSSPNTEGGGGEGGGGVISFQIQIGMSREPVLLDAAELNLSQVREVACSIINQKLPECGFYGMYEKILLFRHDQTSDNMLQLLRSASQIQEGDLVEAILSASATMEDFQIRPHSLFVHSYRAPTFCDHCGEMLWGLVRQGLKCEGCGLNYHKRCAFKIPNNCSGVRRRRNSTVSLTGGIVNVGRPLSAEPSPPHYTDDALLSPVSPNVENQLDYYSGRERRASTQSYIGRPIELDKILLSKVKVPHTFLIHSYTRPTVCQHCKKLLKGLFRQGLQCKDCKFNCHKRCALKVPNNCLGEVSRNEDLLSPGAESDAVMVEGCLDDPSGDRRGSLLDDMDEALTSDGGLMLDTGSADLSDLRDPDLDDSNRAISPSTSNNIPLMRIVQSVKHTKRKNSNVMKEGWMVHYTSKDTLRKRHYWRLDSKCITLYQNDTGSKYYREIPLSEILSLEPAQNFSLLPEGANPHCFEITTAMLVYYVGENLLRGEASMTGSSILVSGVGQDVSRMWEMAIQHALMPAVSTGICHNSHRSGHKEISISISVSNSQIQENVDINSVYQIFPDEVLGSGQFGIVYGGKHRKSGRDVAIKIIDKLRFPTKQESQLRNEVAILQSLHHPGVVNLECMFETPERVFVVMEKLHGDMLEMILSSEKGRLPERITKFLVTQILVALRHLHFKNIVHCDLKPENVLLASADSFPQVKLCDFGFARIIGEKSFRRSVVGTPAYLAPEVLRNKGYNRSLDMWSVGVIIYVSLSGTFPFNEDEDINDQIQNAAFMYPPHPWKKVSQEAIDLINNLLQVKMRKRYSVDKTLSHPWLQDYQMWLDLRNLEGRMNERYITHESDDLRWLHHAQLSGLDYPSNFMNGPLNDIDPGMERYHEQEEELETLSERVSEL
- the prkd1 gene encoding serine/threonine-protein kinase D1 isoform X1; this translates as MSAPPLIRAPSPLPFLGGTSSPNTEGGGGEGGGGVISFQIQIGMSREPVLLDAAELNLSQVREVACSIINQKLPECGFYGMYEKILLFRHDQTSDNMLQLLRSASQIQEGDLVEAILSASATMEDFQIRPHSLFVHSYRAPTFCDHCGEMLWGLVRQGLKCEGCGLNYHKRCAFKIPNNCSGVRRRRNSTVSLTGGIVNVGRPLSAEPSPPHYTDDALLSPVSPNVEKNQLDYYSGRERRASTQSYIGRPIELDKILLSKVKVPHTFLIHSYTRPTVCQHCKKLLKGLFRQGLQCKDCKFNCHKRCALKVPNNCLGEVSRNEDLLSPGAESDAVMVEGCLDDPSGDRRGSLLDDMDEALTSDGGLMLDTGSADLSDLRDPDLDDSNRAISPSTSNNIPLMRIVQSVKHTKRKNSNVMKEGWMVHYTSKDTLRKRHYWRLDSKCITLYQNDTGSKYYREIPLSEILSLEPAQNFSLLPEGANPHCFEITTAMLVYYVGENLLRGEASMTGSSILVSGVGQDVSRMWEMAIQHALMPAVSTGICHNSHRSGHKEISISISVSNSQIQENVDINSVYQIFPDEVLGSGQFGIVYGGKHRKSGRDVAIKIIDKLRFPTKQESQLRNEVAILQSLHHPGVVNLECMFETPERVFVVMEKLHGDMLEMILSSEKGRLPERITKFLVTQILVALRHLHFKNIVHCDLKPENVLLASADSFPQVKLCDFGFARIIGEKSFRRSVVGTPAYLAPEVLRNKGYNRSLDMWSVGVIIYVSLSGTFPFNEDEDINDQIQNAAFMYPPHPWKKVSQEAIDLINNLLQVKMRKRYSVDKTLSHPWLQDYQMWLDLRNLEGRMNERYITHESDDLRWLHHAQLSGLDYPSNFMNGPLNDIDPGMERYHEQEEELETLSERVSEL